The Henningerozyma blattae CBS 6284 chromosome 7, complete genome region ATCGACATCTAACATTCGTAGTTCGTATACGTTTTCTAATGTTAAAATATAAGCAATTCTTCTACATAATGTATGCTTTTACACTTTTACTATGCTGTTGTTTATTGGTTGAATCTTATTATCCGTTTATCTTACTTTAACCGCCTTTCATGAATTCATGAATTCTGCTTCAATTTGTGATTTCAAAAGGATGTAACTTTTATCAGGTGTGTACCTACCTAAATCAAATAGAATGTACGACTTCgtgaaaattttaactAACTCAATAATGTATAAAAGATTACCTTTACtgttgatttattttatggtatgttattttatattttatattttaaaaaaatacgaTTAAAATTTACACTTTATTGACAAATGAGTAccaaatctaataatacttcTCCTACTTCTATTAACCTTGCTTTTTACCCTAACATATCTATACCTTCTGTCCATAGTATAACTCCATATTTATGGAATAATTCTGATTAATAAGTAGTTATAATTTATCGGAGGTATAAGctgtattaatattagagtCCGACATTATttagagaataattcttgttGTTAATAGTGGTCTTATATTATAGAAACCTCCTACTCTTCTGTTATTCTTAAACCAGTAATTATTACTTGTTTACGTTAAAAGCCTGATATCTTTACTAGCATTTATTTTCAGCAGTCCTCCCATAGCTCAATAGTTTGTATAAAGTTCTACGAGGTTATAAAATCAGGTTCTATTTATATCCCGAGAAACACGGGTTATATTAAGCCAGTATTAGGCACGTAATAGTGTGACGCTCAATAGACTTGATTCTGAGctaattttctttcttacctgatttctaaatttattcttaacttatttaatttactatttgtctattcaataatagcatttagatattattatgctcatataaataatgaGAATGTAGAACAAAATAACTGGTGCTAATGGCACTGTAACAGAAAATTGGATTAGTAAATATAGTTTCAGTTTAGTGGAAGACATTTATCGCCACTAATATATGGTTTTTTGTAGTTAGTGATGTGCATACGAACCATAAATATAGTTGGATGATTAGCTTCTTCTACAACTTAAagtttatataattatatgtACAAGTATGTAAAGAAATATACCTTCAACATATGATCAACTTATAATTCAGCCCAAATGTTAGATCAAGATTGCAACAAGTAATTTTATCTcaaaattgtaaatatcctttgtaaatattcattattagaatattataCCTTTTCGATTTATTATACcattttgatattaaaatttgaagattacttagaatttgaatcacaaatatatactatgggattaatataaaatagcTACAATTGGCTATATAATAGAACACAAACCTATCTTTGATGATAGTTAATTGTACAAACTACAAATAATCATGTCACACTACTGAATCTAATATCAGGTAGTCCCTTCCATTATTTCTGGCCACAATCTGTGATCTAGAATATACTCATATAAAATTCCCCTAGTATCACATACTAATCTAGTTAACATATGGAATATActattgtaaataaaataattgatctAACTTTTCAGAAACTATACGTAactcaaaatattaacagAGTATTCATCAACTAATAGTAGTGTCAAGCACAGTAAGATACCATAAAATAAAGCATTTAATTAActtaaattagaaatacAGGCAAAAGGATACTAATTCACTATTAAGTATTGAATCAAAAGTAATTTGAGAGGTAATAGCATGTGAATTCGGTATAGTTTATTGGTTAAAAAGCTATTTAGTTTGAAAGTATTGATTTATAATGTCTTTACTTTTTAATATCTGGTAAAAATGTCTTAATAAGCACCTGGAAAATTAACTTGATATAAGAGGTTTATGTATTATATAGACTATATTtactttatatttttttttctaatattgaataaaattatcaaaatataagCTAAACTAACCGGACTACAAAATATTGTGTTACAAATCACTACAGTAAATTAGctaaaaatcaatattaatatagtTGTCTCTATTTTTCAAGTATGTACCAAAAGAATAATACATTTGGAATATATGAACATCAGATAGTAATATTGCAACCCTTAGTTTGAAGAAATACGATGAAAActtatgaaaaaaatttccccaacaatttttaataaggCAAAAATGTTCCAACAatgtaatatttcaatGTCACTTTACAACCGATCTCCAACCTTTTCTACAATTTAATGCCGATATAAATAAGGTATTGTTGATAGCAAAGCCTCCTTAAAAAGATAGAATTCTAATAATCTAGCACTGTACTCAACTATACAGGCGGAAAGAATACCATAATTAAACTTTTGTCCTTAAAAAAGTTACAGATCTATTGAGAATTATATTTGCCTTAGTTGAAAGGGACAACACTCTAAGTGATTTACGTATCATCTAACTAAATAAAGATATGCTTCAATTCTGTAAagtaaatattgaaaagatataggtaaatattaatagttcatgttaatgaaaatgtttATGTaataaagagaaaaatatataagtTATTGACAATGTACTAGATAtgtgaatttttatttcccTTTTAGTAAACGAGGCGCTTCATTTTCTGAGGGTGTTCATTAAAGAAAGCTTCCCACAATGCCGAATAAAGTATTTTTCCGATTTAGCCTACCAAtgaaaatcaaaagaaaaagaacaTCTATGATCATCACATTCCCGTAATATTACATATTGCCATTCATGTAAATTGTTAAGCTAAATTTGTAACAAAACAATAGCTTATCAGGTTCTAATTCCTCCCATTGATTGTTAGGAAATGCTGGGAATGTTCCTATTATATGAGCTGTAGTGTGAAACATTTCTTGATTCACACAATGACAACTATTCTCCTCTGTGAAATAACAGCCTTAATGAAAAGGCAAAGGAAAAATAGAACTAAACAGGAGTAATGGTTGCTAAATTcgtaaaaatattgtacATTTGATAGTGTTTTCTACCAGGAGAGATTTACATGATGTAATCTAGCAAATGGGTATTATGAGCTTTTTCAATAACATATCCTGATCTTTAGTATAGAAAAGAAGACTCCTTTTTGCAATTAGTAGAAAAAATGATCAGCTCATCGCAAAAAAAACTTTCTTAAATGCAGCAGGTGGAGGAGCTTTGCATTATAATCTTGCTAtgtcttttatttattcatatatatatacttatgtatataaaaattataagaaTTGTATTTGTCTTCTTCACAAAAGGggataaaattaaacatatttccaataaacaattaaaaagatatttgCAATAACtccatattttttttaaaaattgatacAGTCGTTTTACAATGAATTTATCACCAAATCATGCTAAAAATACCCTATTCAAACAGAATAAGAAACCACTATGCAGTCTTCTAAGCTGCATTCCCAAAAAACTTCAGCAATATTTATTGatcttttcaattatatttctttatctaTTTCATACCacaatttcaaatctatttttcaagttaataaattttctaatcaatttatttttaccagTTATACTTTTATTctctaaatttaatatattttcaaattcaaaaactcaatttaaaaatattgatttatcgttttatttaagatataaaaatatggaTACATCTTATTTTGAAAGATCAGCAATTTCCAAGAAAATTCTtaacaataattataaCAGATTTGATTTGCAAAGTTATATCccatattcaaatatatctgAAAGCTCACATACtgataatattgatgaCCTACAACTACAAATTTATgacaattttatttattattccaAACATTTTCATCATATAAAAAGCTcaataaaagatattaaagaagaattattatcctTCGAAGAAACGCAAAATCATCatgatataaaattttcGAAGAATGATTGGAAAAAAACTTCAACTTCCAGCATTTGGTTGAAAGAAGAGCAATGCTATTTAACAGTCAGTAGACTAACATATCTAGGCACCAATGGGGATTCCAATTCCAATACAATTATCATTCATTCGCAACTGTTTGATAAGAACTGGAAAGAATTAAAGGATAAACGAATTCCAAAATCTAACTCGACTCTACCTGAAGATTTAgattatcaattgaaacaaattgaaaataatttcacaCATGAAAATTgtcatttattttcaacTTTAACAGGATTATTTAGAAGTTGTACAAAGGAAAATCAcagaataaataaagaaattgcaaatttaaaacaaaaattgtTGGATGAATATTATGTCATTTATCCAATCACTTATACTATTCCATATACCAAgacaaatataaattcaGAAGATATAAAGCTAATACTAAAGCAAGATAATGATGGTAAAGAAGAAcctattattatctttaatgTAAATACGAATAATGgtgaaaattcaaatactcAAAATGACgtatattcattttctcCACATCGTAAATCTTCcaatataattcaatttaattaCCCAGGATCtactttattaaatgaaaattggACACCTTTTTTCACTAAAGAagatttagataataataaaaaaatagaaacaGAATCACAAAACTCAATACATTTCATAACTGGTTTTTTCCCattacaaattttaaaatgttcATTAGATGATGGTACTtgttttaaagaatttgaaaccaaatctaataaaaatgataacaCATTTAAGATGATACAAAGTGGAACCCAATTTGTTCCCTTCCCGGAACCAATTCCAACTTTGTACAGCTCTAACATATGGCTAGGATTCCCTGAATATCAATTACAAGAATGTGGATGTGGTTCACAATTTGTTCGTCCAATGATGACTTTAATGATAGAAACAAATGGAACTTATTATCTGGAATTAATTTCAGACACATTAGATTTCAAAACCCCCGTGTTAAGCGGGAAGGGGATTGGGATGGATTGTTCcggtaataataaaatgagCCCAGATTCCATTGCCAGTTGGGAGCTCATTGGCCAAGATCCTAAGACAAAGCTCCTGGAAGATTACTTAGTTCTAACATACACAGAAGCAGACTCGCGGTCTAGTATGATCGTATTGAAAGGACTCTTAAActatattttaaacatgTATCAAACTCTACCTATAACAGAAGATAAAGAATCTGTCATTGTGGAGCACCATGTTAACCGTTTTACTACAGCCTTAGGTTATCTATTCATGGGTTTCAACAGCTACTGTCAAGAATATGGACAAAATCATAAAGCTAATAGATTTAGTTAATTAAATCACGTCATATATTGAGCATGACTTCTTTGCTCATCCAATAAACTCTAAACCTTATTATCATTCTACCTATATACCAAAATAACTTCatattaaactatacataataatttctcaATTGACTTCGTTTTGTAACACCAAATATACTCACAGACTGTCTTCTTTCCTAACTCGGTAATTATCAAtctggaaaaaaataaattgccTTTTCCTATTTCGGACGagtaatataataaattctcCATATCCGAATCAGGCTAGATAGCAATTAATCTTGGAATTATATTTCCTTTTTCATCGaatatcttcatttttgaattttagGTAGTGAGGCAATGTTAGGGTTATATTTCCATTTGAGGTAAACGAAGCACCGGGTCTGGAATAACCCTTGTTCACGTGGGGAATAGCCCTAATGTTGTTATGGACGACATTTTTGGCATTTGgatattttttcacttGGGACGTTTTTCATTAACAATGCAAAGCGAGAGTATAatttagtaaaaaaataaaaaaacaaacattAAATAAGGTTCTGGATCTCAGGGATACGCCTTAAAAGACACGTATCTTGGCAAGTGCAAAGCTGGACTATTGTGCTATCTCAAGAACTCATTCTAGTAGTTTTCTCCCAATTTCTGTGGAGTGAGCGAGCGTACGTGTGTTATAGTCTGAAAGTTACGAGTTTATCAAATTTCCAACCAAGTGGAATAGAGACCAGTGATCCTAGCTGAAactaatatttaaattgaaGAGCTACAAAAATCATACAATTTCAGTGCTACTAGAACTCAGGCATAAGTTTTTTGtccttttttctttctgcTCGAGCTTTCATTTACATTCCAATCGCTGATTGCGcttaattctttaatatttttttagtgATATAGACTCAGCACTCGTTTCTCTTCCAAGTTTCATAGGTGTAATCTTATTAATACTTTCTTTTTCctgtttttttcttttaaagaGTCTCATTCattgtatcattattataattacttttttatcATCAGTTTATTCAATTCCTTGCCAAACTAGTTCATTCCCATTTGCTAattatctattattattattattattattattattattattattattattattattttgctctaatttactttttttattttttaagttcattttatttgcttcattttttatttgttttactCAAGATTTCATTTTAATCCACGATTCATTTACATTTTACATTACCATCTTTTTGTcattattcatatatatttatatttatttcctTTGTTCTGACACCTTTTTATCCCAGAATCTTATCAAACAACATTTTAAGCAAGATATTCAAAAGTTTAAATCTTCTatatctattaaaaatcTACTTCTAAATTTGTCCATTAATTTGctgctttttttttcctgtTTCTTATCCAATTACCTATTAATCCAAGAGTATGATCCAAATGTCtcatcaaaatcaaaatctcCATCCGTATTATACTCAGGCgcattcaaaaatattaaataacaaCAGCAATAACAAAAACAATagcaataacaataataatactgcTAGCACTACtattactactactactactactattaCCACTATTAATAACAGCACTAGTGagataataatgaacaGTAAAATCCCTAAAATTCTAGACTCAAATGGTTCAGTTGAACCGATTACTAATAGCAAcctaaataataattcaaaaaatccatttaataatactcaaaatattaatccTAATATATTACcgaataataacaattttaatgatCGAAAAGGACAATATTCTATtccaaatcaaataaatccGACAAATCCAAATTCTTATCCAGTTTATTCAACACATCAAAGATTGCAaccaaatattcaaaattattcaaattatccTAATAATATGGTtggtaataaaaataataatgttcATTCAATGAACCATTTTcctaatacaaataatcaatctaataatactcttgaattcaatttgaaaagtaaTCCCAAGAAAAATGCAAAAAACTCTTTGAATAGAATTGTTCCAAATGGTGATCGAATTATACCGAATGCTCATGTTCATCACCCACATCCAAATATTCCTCGATcgaataatataaattattataatactatccataataataacatgaataacaataataatattcctCATGGACAAGTAAATCATAATcaaacttcaaataattataaattaaatacaaCAACTAATTCGAATAAAACGcatcataataatattcataataGGCTGCCtttgaataattcaaaaacatttttaaataataataatactagtAACACTAACATTAACATTGGTAACAATAATAAGTCAActaaatatacaaataacACTTCCTTCCATACGGTTCcttcaataaaattatctGAAAACAATCTACCAATACAGCAGAAACCTCATAttaaaaaccaaaaaaacaatGTGCATGTTAAACCTCTATTAAATACTCcaaaaaagattaataGTCCAACTATAACAATAACTGATgaatcaaaaatatcacaTATGAGCAGATCACCTAAATTCAATACAAATCAAGAAAAGGATAAAGATATATCCAAAAGTAATACCGATGATAATACCCCGAAAATTAACAGTAATGAATTGGTTTCAAAATCACAAATGAAAGTATGTGCAAAATGTAATCTACCAAttgattctaaaaataaagataaatcaAGAGGAAGCGTGTTAAAAGCTTTAGGCAATTATTATCATGAACATTGTTTTTCATGTCATGATTGTTCAACCTGgctaaagaaaaaatatttcccCTACAAAGATCCAATGACAGATAAAACAATTTTGCTTTGccaatatcattatttttatcgtCATAACTTATTATGTTATGTTTGTGATAAACCATTACGTGGGTTGTATTACACGGCCTTCGATAGAAGATATGATGAAGAGCATTTTTCATGTACGATCTGTAAGAAGCCTTGTggtataaaaaaatgttttatttacgatgataaattatattgtaaatatcatttcttaaaatatttctctaAGCGTTGTAAAGGTTGTGATTTCCCAATATCTGatcaatatattgaatttcCAAAGGGTAAAGATATTCATTGTTGGCATCCAGAATGTTATGGGATACAAAAATACTGGCATGTTACCTTATCTGCTGAAAATTTGTCTATTCCAGCATTTAAATATGGTAAATTTGATTCTAAAACGTTGGAGCACTCTAATACAGCTTTGtcagatgaagaaaatactGATTTGGATGCAAATACTACTTTTGATCCGAGAAAAATGAAGTCCACACAACAACAAGTCGTTAAGAGATCAGCTTCTCAAACAGCAGCTCAATTGGAACAAAGCCGTGATGAAATgcagaaaaatataaaattgtttACTTCAATATTAAGTAAGACTTGGTCTGTAATGTATCGCTTCGAAGAAGAAACCGCGTCCACAATTACAGATATGTTTCAATACTTGACTATTATCGATCAAATAAAAGGTATCGAAGCCACAgctttatttgttttaaaaatagaatgCTTATTTAAGGCACTTGAACCATTTGATGCATTTAATGGGACTctgaagaaaattaaaacaaatgaagaattgaaattagaggaatctaataattattcaagtGTGGATAATGTTCATTATAGATGTAGtaaattaccaaaaaaaatatcaactAAAATAATGGtttatttacaattgttaagaaaattaaatattgatttcgataaaaataaaatggaaTTGACTGGGTTTATGTCTGTGATTACTAGTGTCGCTCATTTcctaaaattattaacgAGGTATGGTATATTTGGTGCACTTCTGAAGAATAAAAGTATTGGTTCAAATActccattattattattccttCGAGaagtagaaaaaaatgaaatatacaAATCGAATCCATTTAATTACATTAAAGTTTCCATTAAATCAACAGATGGATGTTCTAAATGTACAGAGTATATCCAAGAAGAATGTATTCAGTATGGAGAAAATAGATGGCATCTACATTGCTTTCAATGCCACTCTTGTGGAAGTGTTATTGATAAAAGTGATTTAGGAGAAGCAACTTTCaacaataaattaaaaaaagtcTTATGCTCTAAATGTTCTATTAATGACCCTGAATCTTTACCTGGGTTTAAGTACGTCTCCAACTTAGGTCAATTAGTTTACTTACTAAAGATTGCCTTAGTGAAGTCTAAAACTGTCATGGAATTACAAATGAAGAATAGAGTGAACTCTACATATCCAAACCAAATGCGTGAGGCGATCTCTATGCATCAAACATATATTAGAACATTAAATGATATCAAGAGATTAAAATCCCAAAGAGAAAGTATCCCAATGGCTCACGATAAACAACAAGCAAGAAAATCGGTGGTACTTGAAACGACAGAAACTAATATTGTTCAAGAAGATTCTAATTTAACAGAAcagaaattaattattgaaaCTGATGCTATGCTTCAGCCACCTTCtgcaaatgaaaatgtttTTGGGAACTCTAAGTCATTAACCTTGGATGATATCTCAAGAATTGTTGCAGCAGAGCAAGCCCGGGAATTAAGGCCTAATGCTTTTGCTCActttaagaaattaaaagacgataatgatgatgatggtgAGCCAGCACAGAGAAGAAGTGGTATTTACTATGCAGAAAAGAATGAAGCAGATATGAATCTATTAAGATTAATCAGTATTGCTTTATTAAAGcaagatttaaaatcatcatttaaCGAAGttgatattaatgaatatattggCACATGTTCAAATCATAATGAAAAGCCTGCCCATTCTGGAAATTTCTGGTCCAAAATGAGAGTCGCAATGAACATTGAATCGAAAAAACCTGAGCCTAAAAAAATGTTTGGTTCTCCTTTAAATGTAGTATGTTCAAAATGGGGTATTGATTCTGATTTAGGTATAGGCCCTTCTAAAATTAGAATTCCTGTTATTATCCATGAATTGATATCTTGCATGAGACAAAAGGATATGTCGGTTGAAGGTGTGTTTAGAAAGAATGGTAATATTCGTAAATTAAGGGAAATCAcagaattaattgatagTTATCCAGATGATATTCCTGATCTCTCGACTAGTAACGCTATCCAACTTTCAgctttattaaagaaatttttgagGGATTTACCAGATCCAATTATGACTAAAATTCTATATAACATTTGGATTAGTATTGCAAAGTTAGAAGATTCGGCAGAAAAACAAAGATTGTTAGCATTAGCATATACGATTTTACCAACATATAATAGAAATGTTCTCGaagtaattttttcttttcttttttggaCTGCTTCATTTTCgcattttgaaaataaaatgggTTCTAAGATGGATATACATAACCTTTCTACTGTAATGGCACctaatattctttatttctCTAATGAACGAAATATTTCTGGTACTACGCTAACAAATGAAAGTAGCCATCCATCTAGTACTAATACTTCCTCAAATTTAACTAATGGCAAAATAAGAGAGCCAGATCAGCGATTTGCAGAAGCTGGGGgtgaaaattatttcttagGGATTGAGATTATCGATTCACTAATTACACACCATGAAGATATGTCAATTATTCctaaatttttaactaCATTACTAGAAGAAgtcaaattgaaaaaaattgaaactttcgaagatattgaagaattcaTTAAGActaaaataatgaatactgcaattaattataatgaatttgaGATTAAAAATCAACTTAAAATGGTTAATTCTGGTTCAATTGTAacacaaaataaaatggaaaataataactagGTATCTTTATATCGATAAACgttttactattttttccattcaaata contains the following coding sequences:
- the TBLA0G00100 gene encoding uncharacterized protein, translated to MNLSPNHAKNTLFKQNKKPLCSLLSCIPKKLQQYLLIFSIIFLYLFHTTISNLFFKLINFLINLFLPVILLFSKFNIFSNSKTQFKNIDLSFYLRYKNMDTSYFERSAISKKILNNNYNRFDLQSYIPYSNISESSHTDNIDDLQLQIYDNFIYYSKHFHHIKSSIKDIKEELLSFEETQNHHDIKFSKNDWKKTSTSSIWLKEEQCYLTVSRLTYLGTNGDSNSNTIIIHSQLFDKNWKELKDKRIPKSNSTLPEDLDYQLKQIENNFTHENCHLFSTLTGLFRSCTKENHRINKEIANLKQKLLDEYYVIYPITYTIPYTKTNINSEDIKLILKQDNDGKEEPIIIFNVNTNNGENSNTQNDVYSFSPHRKSSNIIQFNYPGSTLLNENWTPFFTKEDLDNNKKIETESQNSIHFITGFFPLQILKCSLDDGTCFKEFETKSNKNDNTFKMIQSGTQFVPFPEPIPTLYSSNIWLGFPEYQLQECGCGSQFVRPMMTLMIETNGTYYLELISDTLDFKTPVLSGKGIGMDCSGNNKMSPDSIASWELIGQDPKTKLLEDYLVLTYTEADSRSSMIVLKGLLNYILNMYQTLPITEDKESVIVEHHVNRFTTALGYLFMGFNSYCQEYGQNHKANRFS
- the LRG1 gene encoding GTPase-activating protein LRG1 (similar to Saccharomyces cerevisiae LRG1 (YDL240W); ancestral locus Anc_2.2), whose product is MIQMSHQNQNLHPYYTQAHSKILNNNSNNKNNSNNNNNTASTTITTTTTTITTINNSTSEIIMNSKIPKILDSNGSVEPITNSNLNNNSKNPFNNTQNINPNILPNNNNFNDRKGQYSIPNQINPTNPNSYPVYSTHQRLQPNIQNYSNYPNNMVGNKNNNVHSMNHFPNTNNQSNNTLEFNLKSNPKKNAKNSLNRIVPNGDRIIPNAHVHHPHPNIPRSNNINYYNTIHNNNMNNNNNIPHGQVNHNQTSNNYKLNTTTNSNKTHHNNIHNRLPLNNSKTFLNNNNTSNTNINIGNNNKSTKYTNNTSFHTVPSIKLSENNLPIQQKPHIKNQKNNVHVKPLLNTPKKINSPTITITDESKISHMSRSPKFNTNQEKDKDISKSNTDDNTPKINSNELVSKSQMKVCAKCNLPIDSKNKDKSRGSVLKALGNYYHEHCFSCHDCSTWLKKKYFPYKDPMTDKTILLCQYHYFYRHNLLCYVCDKPLRGLYYTAFDRRYDEEHFSCTICKKPCGIKKCFIYDDKLYCKYHFLKYFSKRCKGCDFPISDQYIEFPKGKDIHCWHPECYGIQKYWHVTLSAENLSIPAFKYGKFDSKTLEHSNTALSDEENTDLDANTTFDPRKMKSTQQQVVKRSASQTAAQLEQSRDEMQKNIKLFTSILSKTWSVMYRFEEETASTITDMFQYLTIIDQIKGIEATALFVLKIECLFKALEPFDAFNGTLKKIKTNEELKLEESNNYSSVDNVHYRCSKLPKKISTKIMVYLQLLRKLNIDFDKNKMELTGFMSVITSVAHFLKLLTRYGIFGALLKNKSIGSNTPLLLFLREVEKNEIYKSNPFNYIKVSIKSTDGCSKCTEYIQEECIQYGENRWHLHCFQCHSCGSVIDKSDLGEATFNNKLKKVLCSKCSINDPESLPGFKYVSNLGQLVYLLKIALVKSKTVMELQMKNRVNSTYPNQMREAISMHQTYIRTLNDIKRLKSQRESIPMAHDKQQARKSVVLETTETNIVQEDSNLTEQKLIIETDAMLQPPSANENVFGNSKSLTLDDISRIVAAEQARELRPNAFAHFKKLKDDNDDDGEPAQRRSGIYYAEKNEADMNLLRLISIALLKQDLKSSFNEVDINEYIGTCSNHNEKPAHSGNFWSKMRVAMNIESKKPEPKKMFGSPLNVVCSKWGIDSDLGIGPSKIRIPVIIHELISCMRQKDMSVEGVFRKNGNIRKLREITELIDSYPDDIPDLSTSNAIQLSALLKKFLRDLPDPIMTKILYNIWISIAKLEDSAEKQRLLALAYTILPTYNRNVLEVIFSFLFWTASFSHFENKMGSKMDIHNLSTVMAPNILYFSNERNISGTTLTNESSHPSSTNTSSNLTNGKIREPDQRFAEAGGENYFLGIEIIDSLITHHEDMSIIPKFLTTLLEEVKLKKIETFEDIEEFIKTKIMNTAINYNEFEIKNQLKMVNSGSIVTQNKMENNN